A single region of the Biomaibacter acetigenes genome encodes:
- the tyrS gene encoding tyrosine--tRNA ligase yields MKNVYDILMERGFIEQATHEEEIRELLGKERVTFYIGFDPTADSLHVGHLLQMIAMTHMQKAGHIPIALIGGGTAMVGDPSGKSEMRMMLSQEQIENNARKFKKQFEKLIDFSDDKAIMVNNADWLLDLNYISFLRDIGKHFSVNRMLTAECYKQRLETGLTFLEFNYMLMQSYDFLQLYRKYGCRLQMGGNDQWSNIIGGVELIRKVEGAEAYGLTFTLLTTSEGKKMGKTEAGAIWLDPEKTSCYDFYQYWRNVDDKDVEKCLSLLTFLPMEEVRRLGSLEGAAINKAKEILAFELTKMIHGEEEAKKAEAAAKALFYNGSDISSVPSTDITLKELEGGMGILELLMLTGLTSSKSEGRRLIQQGGIYVRDMRVDDIDFKIYEHDFDDNKNLLIRKGKKVYHLVKLQQ; encoded by the coding sequence ATGAAGAACGTATATGACATTTTAATGGAAAGAGGTTTTATAGAGCAGGCTACCCACGAAGAAGAAATAAGAGAGCTTTTGGGCAAGGAAAGAGTTACCTTTTATATCGGATTTGACCCCACCGCCGATAGCCTTCATGTGGGTCATCTCCTCCAGATGATCGCCATGACCCATATGCAAAAAGCAGGCCATATACCCATAGCCTTGATAGGAGGCGGCACTGCAATGGTGGGTGACCCTTCCGGAAAGTCTGAAATGCGCATGATGCTCAGTCAGGAACAGATAGAGAACAATGCCCGGAAGTTTAAGAAGCAATTTGAAAAACTTATCGATTTTTCCGATGATAAAGCCATCATGGTAAACAATGCCGATTGGCTTTTAGACTTAAACTACATTTCCTTTTTGCGGGATATCGGCAAGCATTTTTCCGTAAACAGGATGCTCACCGCCGAATGCTACAAGCAGCGCCTGGAAACAGGCTTGACTTTTCTTGAATTCAACTACATGCTGATGCAGTCGTACGATTTTCTGCAGCTTTATCGCAAATATGGATGCAGGCTCCAGATGGGCGGTAACGACCAGTGGTCAAATATTATAGGCGGTGTTGAGTTGATCAGAAAGGTGGAAGGTGCCGAGGCTTATGGCCTGACATTTACCCTCCTTACCACCAGTGAAGGCAAAAAAATGGGCAAGACCGAAGCAGGCGCCATCTGGCTGGACCCCGAAAAGACTTCATGCTACGATTTTTACCAATACTGGAGAAATGTAGATGATAAAGATGTAGAGAAATGCCTTTCTCTCCTTACCTTCCTGCCGATGGAAGAAGTGCGGCGTTTAGGTTCTTTAGAAGGTGCCGCGATCAACAAGGCAAAGGAAATCCTGGCCTTTGAACTTACAAAGATGATCCATGGAGAAGAGGAAGCCAAAAAAGCCGAGGCGGCGGCAAAAGCCCTTTTTTATAACGGTTCGGATATTTCTTCGGTTCCGTCTACCGATATAACGTTAAAGGAACTTGAAGGCGGGATGGGGATACTCGAACTTTTAATGCTCACCGGCCTTACCTCTTCCAAAAGCGAAGGCAGAAGGCTTATTCAACAGGGCGGCATATACGTAAGGGACATGCGGGTGGACGATATAGACTTCAAGATTTATGAGCATGACTTTGATGATAATAAAAATCTCCTGATAAGAAAGGGGAAAAAAGTCTACCATCTGGTAAAACTGCAGCAATGA
- a CDS encoding efflux RND transporter periplasmic adaptor subunit has translation MKKSVKLASIIIIIAIVTAYTVINARKPLKADIIEVKPQTVSQNIKEEGIVEAAQDRPIYSVISGKITNLAVKEGQYVSRGELLAQINTKYLEYQLAQLKAQRKSMEGQQEKSLQEINQQINQQQLAIEEINRKLEKSWENYEKVRSLYEADAVSKTELDDAESAVKQLENELSQQRSRLELLQEQATSEIAVASEDNISRAKVGSSATRQYFQGQIEALDAQIEQLEYQIENSRITAPIDGVVLELDAKPGMVVSPQAPLMKLMATSGYEINAYLLTEDVIYIREGMKVNLIQKRKDQDYKFGGIVRSIAPAAEEKVSALGLVERRVKVTIEPEGKLPELRPGYALDVEFQVLTQQNKLAVPKTCLFPYEDGDALWVIRDGKAQIQKVTKGMETDELVVIEQGLGPGDKVIKNPQLEGLKPGKKVCQNKRR, from the coding sequence ATGAAAAAATCTGTAAAATTGGCATCCATAATCATCATCATTGCGATAGTAACGGCATATACGGTAATAAATGCGAGAAAACCCCTTAAAGCCGATATAATCGAAGTGAAACCCCAGACAGTGTCCCAAAATATTAAAGAAGAGGGGATCGTGGAAGCGGCGCAGGACCGCCCTATTTATAGTGTTATCAGCGGAAAAATCACAAACCTTGCAGTAAAGGAAGGACAATACGTATCCCGGGGGGAACTGCTGGCACAAATAAATACAAAATATTTAGAATATCAACTGGCTCAATTGAAAGCCCAGCGCAAAAGCATGGAAGGGCAACAAGAAAAATCTCTCCAGGAAATTAATCAGCAGATAAATCAGCAGCAGCTGGCCATTGAAGAGATAAACCGAAAGTTGGAGAAAAGCTGGGAAAATTATGAAAAAGTCAGATCTTTATATGAAGCCGATGCGGTGTCTAAAACCGAACTTGATGATGCCGAAAGTGCGGTAAAACAGCTTGAAAACGAGCTTTCCCAGCAGAGGTCCAGGCTTGAGCTTTTGCAGGAACAGGCGACCAGTGAAATAGCCGTTGCCTCCGAAGACAACATTTCCCGGGCTAAAGTCGGAAGCTCCGCTACAAGACAGTATTTCCAGGGGCAGATCGAAGCATTGGATGCTCAAATAGAGCAATTGGAGTACCAGATCGAAAACAGCCGAATTACCGCTCCTATAGATGGAGTGGTGCTGGAGCTTGATGCAAAACCGGGAATGGTGGTTTCGCCCCAGGCACCGCTTATGAAACTCATGGCAACAAGTGGTTATGAGATAAATGCATATCTTCTTACCGAAGATGTGATTTATATCAGGGAAGGGATGAAGGTTAATCTCATTCAAAAAAGAAAGGACCAGGACTATAAATTTGGCGGGATCGTAAGATCCATTGCTCCTGCCGCAGAAGAAAAAGTGTCGGCCCTGGGGCTTGTGGAGCGCAGGGTAAAAGTTACTATCGAGCCGGAGGGAAAACTCCCCGAGCTTCGGCCGGGATATGCCCTGGACGTGGAATTTCAGGTGCTTACCCAGCAAAACAAGCTGGCGGTGCCCAAAACATGCCTTTTCCCATATGAAGACGGGGACGCCCTGTGGGTTATAAGAGACGGTAAAGCCCAGATACAAAAAGTGACAAAGGGCATGGAGACCGATGAACTGGTCGTCATCGAGCAGGGCCTAGGCCCCGGGGACAAGGTAATTAAAAACCCCCAACTCGAAGGCTTGAAGCCGGGGAAAAAAGTATGTCAGAACAAAAGACGATAA
- the yfcE gene encoding phosphodiesterase: MKIGIMSDTHGSLTAFQKVLDAFGPCDFILHAGDVLYHGPRNPLPDGYNPRELAEAINRLEVPFIAAAGNCDAPIDQVLICVPIQSPYALFCTNKFRVLVNHGHEKSEEELLGLSAKWGINILVTGHTHVKRLEKKNGIIMVNPGSCALPKDGIPSAAVMDEREIKLINIENKNVIETSLLV, from the coding sequence ATGAAGATCGGCATAATGAGTGATACCCATGGAAGTCTGACTGCATTTCAAAAGGTGCTGGATGCGTTCGGCCCATGTGACTTCATATTGCACGCAGGAGATGTGTTATATCATGGCCCAAGGAATCCCCTGCCGGATGGTTATAACCCCCGGGAGCTGGCCGAAGCCATAAATCGGTTGGAAGTCCCCTTCATAGCCGCTGCCGGAAACTGCGATGCCCCCATAGACCAGGTGTTGATTTGTGTGCCCATCCAGTCCCCCTATGCGCTGTTTTGCACGAATAAGTTTAGGGTGCTGGTAAATCACGGCCATGAAAAAAGTGAAGAGGAACTTTTAGGCCTTTCGGCAAAGTGGGGGATAAATATCCTTGTGACAGGCCATACCCATGTAAAGCGCCTTGAGAAAAAGAACGGCATAATCATGGTGAACCCTGGTTCCTGCGCCCTTCCCAAGGATGGTATTCCCTCGGCGGCGGTAATGGATGAAAGAGAAATAAAATTAATAAATATTGAAAACAAAAACGTCATCGAGACATCTTTACTTGTCTGA
- a CDS encoding 4Fe-4S dicluster domain-containing protein gives MGKILTISPDKCIGCRSCELICSFSKIQAFNPKSARISVLAFDDVAVSVPVMCMQCDEPSCMKVCPVSAIAKIPDGTVLIDDKKCIGCKMCISACPLGNISYSFQERKIVKCNLCDGEPKCAEFCPSGAIQFKEATPANLARKKMIAERFKELFGEVTE, from the coding sequence ATGGGTAAGATCCTGACCATTTCCCCAGATAAATGTATCGGCTGCAGGAGCTGTGAACTCATATGCTCCTTCAGCAAGATCCAAGCATTTAACCCCAAAAGCGCCAGGATATCGGTGTTGGCCTTCGACGATGTGGCGGTATCGGTGCCGGTGATGTGCATGCAGTGCGACGAACCCTCCTGCATGAAGGTATGTCCCGTTTCAGCCATTGCCAAAATACCTGATGGAACAGTGCTCATCGACGACAAAAAATGCATAGGCTGCAAGATGTGTATAAGCGCATGTCCTCTGGGCAACATCAGCTACAGCTTCCAGGAGCGCAAGATCGTAAAGTGCAATCTGTGTGACGGGGAGCCCAAATGTGCGGAATTTTGCCCCTCGGGAGCCATTCAGTTCAAGGAGGCCACACCTGCTAACCTTGCCAGAAAGAAAATGATTGCCGAGAGATTCAAAGAATTATTCGGGGAGGTGACTGAATAA
- a CDS encoding ABC-ATPase domain-containing protein has protein sequence MKSFQELEKILNQIDGKGYKAYKELQGQYQWSNFTLSIDYVQGDPFASPSRIRVIVPGEKGGFPSELYNTPYKRRAVIDFLSRTVAKNISRIYHHVGGSGKSGLISIGYCGQEILERNYIVIDQNRVEARLEVGLPAAGRRILGKEAKYIFLVAIPKIVETSLFFNAISKESLFSQVKLVEDQYFLRQELKRRKLVAFVANGSILPRESGVSQRPMVKGAVPFQSPKEYEIEIQLPNYGPIKGMGLPQGVTLIVGGGFHGKSTLLQALELGVYDHILGDGREYLVTRENAVKIKAENGRYVEKVNISPFINNLPMGQDTVRFSTENASGSTSQAANIMEALEIGTDLLLIDEDTSATNFMIRDGRMQQLVQKEKEPITPFIDRVRTLYEEKGVSTVLVIGGSGDYFEVADHIIMMDEYTPRDVTQRAQEIIKGIQNPRKIEAVSTVQENPPRILLKSTFSMGKRGVKIKPRGIHQITFNKTDIDLRDLEQLIDPNQTNTICFMLQYIMERVVNDKMALKEVVEKVYKDVIEKGLDVVSPYKGHPGNMALPRKYEIACTLNRFRNLKIK, from the coding sequence TTGAAATCATTTCAAGAGCTTGAGAAAATATTAAATCAGATTGATGGGAAGGGATATAAGGCCTATAAGGAACTACAGGGTCAATACCAATGGAGTAACTTCACCCTATCTATTGATTATGTACAAGGAGATCCCTTTGCCTCTCCCTCCAGAATTCGCGTAATTGTACCTGGGGAGAAGGGGGGATTTCCCTCGGAATTATATAACACTCCCTATAAACGAAGGGCAGTGATAGATTTTTTGAGTAGAACTGTGGCGAAAAATATAAGCCGAATTTACCATCATGTGGGTGGCTCTGGAAAAAGCGGACTTATTTCTATTGGATACTGCGGGCAGGAGATTTTGGAGAGAAACTATATTGTGATTGACCAGAATCGGGTTGAAGCAAGACTTGAGGTAGGGCTCCCGGCAGCTGGAAGAAGAATTCTTGGGAAGGAGGCGAAGTATATTTTCCTTGTAGCCATTCCCAAAATCGTAGAAACCTCTCTATTTTTTAATGCCATTTCAAAGGAAAGTCTTTTTAGCCAGGTAAAGCTGGTGGAAGATCAGTATTTTTTACGTCAGGAGCTAAAAAGGAGAAAGCTGGTGGCCTTTGTTGCCAATGGAAGTATACTCCCGCGGGAAAGCGGAGTATCCCAACGGCCCATGGTAAAGGGAGCCGTGCCCTTTCAAAGCCCAAAGGAATATGAAATAGAGATTCAGCTTCCAAATTACGGTCCCATCAAGGGAATGGGGCTTCCCCAGGGGGTTACCCTTATTGTTGGGGGAGGCTTCCACGGCAAATCCACTTTACTCCAGGCCCTGGAGCTTGGTGTCTATGATCATATTTTGGGGGATGGAAGGGAATACCTTGTCACCCGGGAAAATGCCGTTAAAATAAAAGCTGAAAACGGTAGATATGTGGAAAAGGTCAACATTTCACCTTTTATTAATAACCTTCCTATGGGACAGGATACGGTAAGATTCTCTACAGAAAATGCCAGTGGAAGTACTTCCCAGGCAGCAAATATTATGGAGGCATTAGAAATAGGAACAGATTTACTGTTAATCGATGAAGATACCAGTGCCACCAACTTTATGATTCGAGACGGAAGAATGCAACAGCTTGTTCAAAAAGAAAAGGAACCTATTACACCATTTATTGACAGGGTACGAACCCTCTATGAAGAAAAGGGAGTCTCCACAGTGCTTGTAATTGGAGGATCCGGAGATTATTTTGAGGTTGCAGACCATATAATCATGATGGATGAATATACTCCGAGAGATGTAACCCAAAGGGCCCAGGAGATTATTAAAGGAATTCAAAATCCCAGAAAAATAGAGGCAGTCTCCACGGTGCAGGAAAATCCTCCTAGAATTCTATTAAAATCTACATTCTCCATGGGTAAAAGAGGAGTCAAAATAAAGCCAAGGGGAATCCATCAAATTACCTTCAATAAAACCGATATCGACCTTCGGGATCTGGAGCAGTTAATTGATCCCAACCAAACCAATACCATCTGCTTTATGCTCCAATACATTATGGAACGGGTAGTGAACGATAAAATGGCCCTGAAAGAGGTGGTGGAAAAGGTGTACAAGGATGTAATCGAAAAGGGGTTGGATGTGGTATCTCCCTATAAAGGCCACCCGGGGAACATGGCCCTTCCCCGAAAATATGAAATTGCGTGCACCTTAAATCGGTTTAGGAATTTGAAAATAAAATAG
- a CDS encoding DUF6544 family protein has translation MRKMFLSEVQTELDKSKVTNEVFTEEDISNLPEPVQRYFRYCGYIGKEKMTNAKFVWDDVNFKMSPDKPWFKIKYEQYNFVSEPSRFAYIYSKMFGVIPFEGRDKFLDGKGNMIGRLAKIKTVFDVTGAEMDVSAAVTYLSESLIVPACALQKYIRWEAIDQNHAKASIEYIGTKAEGIFTFNDKGEFTKFETDERYMDIGNGKTEKHRWTAVVDSYIEKNDIKIPSKMRAIWNLPEGDYEYFNGSITDIMYNNKLKIKHQNRV, from the coding sequence ATGAGAAAAATGTTTTTATCTGAAGTGCAGACCGAACTTGATAAATCCAAAGTGACAAATGAAGTATTTACCGAAGAAGACATATCAAATCTTCCTGAACCGGTCCAACGATATTTTAGGTATTGTGGTTATATCGGCAAAGAAAAAATGACGAATGCTAAATTTGTATGGGATGATGTCAATTTCAAAATGAGTCCCGATAAACCATGGTTTAAAATAAAATACGAGCAGTATAATTTTGTTTCCGAACCGTCGAGATTCGCATATATTTATTCAAAAATGTTCGGCGTAATACCCTTTGAAGGCAGAGATAAGTTTCTAGACGGAAAGGGTAATATGATAGGCCGACTTGCTAAAATAAAAACCGTATTTGATGTAACAGGGGCTGAAATGGACGTGTCTGCTGCCGTAACGTACTTGTCCGAATCTTTGATAGTGCCTGCCTGTGCTCTGCAGAAATATATAAGATGGGAGGCCATAGACCAAAATCATGCTAAAGCAAGTATTGAATACATTGGAACAAAAGCAGAGGGCATATTTACCTTTAACGACAAGGGTGAGTTCACCAAGTTTGAGACTGATGAGCGATACATGGATATCGGCAACGGTAAAACCGAAAAACACAGGTGGACAGCAGTGGTAGACAGTTATATTGAAAAGAACGATATAAAAATACCGTCTAAAATGAGGGCAATCTGGAACTTGCCTGAAGGAGACTATGAATATTTCAACGGTAGTATAACCGATATTATGTATAATAACAAATTAAAAATAAAACACCAGAATAGGGTTTAA
- a CDS encoding complex I 24 kDa subunit family protein — translation MVLHDYTYTNTILKKYPREQRHLLAILQDIQRHYNYLPRKSLDMVRDYLDIPLSKLYSMATFYRALSLKPKGEYVIKVCDGTACHIKSSQSIIDEIRKVLNIDSGETTGDGKFSLETVNCLGSCAASPVMVINDKFYGKVIPSMVGGILSEYGGPEN, via the coding sequence ATGGTCTTACATGATTACACTTACACCAATACCATTTTGAAAAAATACCCTCGGGAACAACGGCACCTCTTGGCCATCCTGCAGGATATCCAGAGGCATTACAATTATCTGCCCCGAAAATCCCTGGACATGGTAAGGGATTATCTGGATATTCCCTTGAGCAAGCTTTATAGTATGGCGACCTTTTACAGGGCTTTGAGCTTAAAGCCAAAAGGGGAATATGTCATAAAAGTGTGTGATGGCACCGCATGCCACATAAAGTCATCTCAGAGTATTATAGATGAAATCAGGAAGGTTTTAAATATAGATTCCGGTGAAACCACTGGAGATGGCAAATTCTCCCTGGAAACGGTAAATTGTCTGGGTTCCTGTGCCGCATCGCCGGTGATGGTGATAAATGATAAATTTTACGGTAAAGTGATACCTTCTATGGTCGGTGGCATTCTTTCGGAATACGGCGGACCTGAAAATTAA
- a CDS encoding ABC transporter ATP-binding protein, which translates to MDIILKARKLTKFYQMGEVRVEALKGVDFDIYAGEFVVVLGPSGSGKSTMLNLIGGMDTASSGEIYFKDRPLHGAPEKVLTEYRRNAVGFVFQFYNLMPNLTAYENVMLSVEIAKNPLKAEDVLEQVGLADRTDRFPAQMSGGEQQRVAIARAVAKNPEILLCDEPTGALDSSTGIQVLKVLRDFNRRYKKTVIIITHNAAIAQMADRVFYLRDGRVNRIEKVANPVAPEEVSW; encoded by the coding sequence ATGGATATTATCTTAAAAGCCCGGAAGCTCACCAAGTTTTATCAGATGGGGGAAGTGAGGGTGGAAGCATTGAAAGGGGTAGATTTCGATATCTATGCCGGAGAATTTGTGGTGGTGCTGGGGCCCAGTGGTTCCGGCAAAAGCACCATGTTAAACCTCATTGGCGGTATGGATACGGCAAGTTCCGGGGAGATTTATTTTAAGGATAGGCCCCTCCACGGCGCTCCGGAAAAAGTTCTGACAGAGTACAGGAGAAATGCGGTAGGTTTTGTATTTCAGTTCTACAACCTTATGCCAAATTTGACCGCCTATGAAAATGTAATGCTTTCGGTGGAGATTGCAAAAAATCCTTTGAAAGCTGAAGATGTCCTGGAACAGGTAGGCCTTGCCGACAGAACGGACCGCTTTCCTGCACAGATGTCCGGGGGTGAGCAGCAGAGGGTAGCCATTGCCAGGGCCGTGGCCAAAAATCCTGAGATACTTCTGTGCGACGAACCCACCGGAGCGTTGGATTCTTCTACGGGAATACAGGTACTTAAGGTGCTGAGAGATTTTAACCGGAGGTATAAAAAGACGGTAATCATCATAACCCATAACGCAGCCATCGCTCAAATGGCAGACAGGGTATTTTATCTAAGGGATGGTAGAGTAAACCGCATCGAAAAGGTAGCTAATCCCGTGGCACCTGAGGAGGTGTCGTGGTGA
- a CDS encoding O-acetyl-ADP-ribose deacetylase — MSFVSDDRIKLIKGDITKVKVDAIVNAANSSLLGGGGVDGAIHRAGGPEILEECRKIRSKQGGCKTGEAVITTAGKLQARYVIHTVGPVWNGGRSNEEYLLRSCYRKSLELAVKNDVKSIAFPNISTGVYRFPKELAAKIAIDEVSNFLKENNSIEQVIFVCFDNENYEIYSKLLK, encoded by the coding sequence ATGTCTTTTGTATCAGATGACAGGATAAAGCTTATAAAGGGTGATATTACCAAGGTTAAAGTTGATGCCATCGTCAATGCGGCAAATAGTAGTCTTCTGGGCGGCGGTGGTGTAGATGGTGCCATTCATCGGGCAGGCGGTCCGGAAATTCTGGAGGAGTGCAGGAAAATACGAAGTAAGCAGGGAGGCTGCAAAACAGGTGAAGCCGTGATTACAACGGCAGGCAAGTTGCAAGCCAGGTACGTCATACATACGGTCGGGCCTGTATGGAATGGAGGGAGAAGCAATGAGGAATATCTTTTAAGAAGTTGTTACCGGAAAAGTTTAGAGCTTGCTGTTAAAAACGATGTAAAGAGCATCGCTTTTCCCAACATCAGCACAGGTGTATACCGATTTCCCAAAGAGTTAGCTGCTAAAATTGCTATTGACGAGGTTTCTAACTTTCTAAAGGAAAATAACAGTATTGAACAAGTCATATTTGTTTGCTTTGATAATGAAAACTATGAGATATATTCTAAATTATTGAAGTAG
- a CDS encoding TetR/AcrR family transcriptional regulator yields MGFNDQGFRRVGIEVSVNDIVKVVGITKGGFYHYFNSKDELFSHVVEDFINRYLQMFLAFYRDDTFIY; encoded by the coding sequence ATAGGGTTTAACGATCAAGGTTTTCGAAGGGTCGGTATCGAAGTGTCCGTAAATGATATCGTAAAAGTGGTGGGTATTACCAAAGGAGGCTTTTATCATTATTTTAACAGTAAGGATGAATTGTTTTCCCATGTGGTAGAAGATTTTATCAATAGATATTTACAGATGTTCCTGGCATTTTATAGGGATGATACATTTATATATTGA
- a CDS encoding ABC transporter permease, whose product MILRRKMWRDIGENKTAYIACAIVMIIGLMTYTSMQMVKDNLFIARDRFYEDYHLADGFAKVKLMPYSQVKRLEGIRGIDLAQGRLVRDVRVLNLDKNKNIYLRLISMDKPKPYPLNEIKLLEGSFPEAKGREVLLAEKFFKAHKLSIGSPIQVLIEGKKIDFKVAGAGQSPEFVYAMRDGQNILPDPGAFEVAYMPYDVMESLFKQKGMINDISFTLEPGYKFEDVEQALKMELKKYGLESLVSRKNQASNAMLSEELKQLEKTSRSVPILFLTIAAIILYIMLKRLVESQRIQIGILRAFGYRPGEILAHYLSYGLMLGLAGGILGGLLGTALSVSMTGLYQNYYSLPDLTGRFSPRYFLSGILLSVGFSLIAAYQGVRGVQKLQPADAMHPSIPVFKKKSRLEQIPGFWAAFTVQGRMAIRNMLRNKGRSFFTFIGIVFTFSIMASLLSMYSLMDIMILDQFTKVQKYDIKTTFTRPLPLNEVIRELEGKKGIKRIEPVIEVPVTLQKQYRKTDVIAQGLMRYSELYTPLDKQGNRIQIPEDGMLLSEQVAGKLKAGVGDRLQVESIWARESPVYVNVAGIIPQYLGSNVYMSNEALFELLHQGEMATSALVSIDKEQIPAFKERYNTSKYVGNLEERQQTIDLYKKLMGSSRFMIWVMAFMAIITGFAIVYNSSIITLSERKRELASLRVLGMRPGEVLEVISVEQWCIGILGMLAGIPLTFAINKGISASMSSDLFFLPAVTAPSALLLALLGTMLAISLAQLWVARKVADLDLVEVLKERE is encoded by the coding sequence GTGATACTTAGAAGAAAAATGTGGCGAGATATAGGTGAAAATAAAACGGCATATATCGCCTGTGCCATCGTGATGATCATAGGACTTATGACGTACACTTCCATGCAGATGGTTAAAGATAACCTTTTTATTGCAAGAGACAGGTTTTATGAGGATTATCACCTGGCGGACGGTTTTGCAAAGGTGAAGTTAATGCCCTATTCTCAAGTAAAAAGATTGGAAGGTATCCGGGGTATAGACCTGGCCCAGGGACGGTTGGTCAGGGATGTGCGGGTCCTTAATCTGGATAAAAACAAGAACATATATTTAAGGTTGATATCCATGGATAAGCCGAAGCCATATCCTTTAAATGAAATAAAATTATTGGAAGGTTCCTTCCCAGAGGCAAAAGGCAGGGAAGTGCTCCTGGCCGAAAAGTTCTTTAAAGCTCATAAACTTTCTATAGGTAGTCCTATCCAAGTTCTTATAGAAGGTAAAAAAATTGATTTTAAGGTCGCAGGTGCCGGGCAAAGCCCTGAATTTGTCTATGCCATGAGGGATGGACAAAATATTCTCCCCGATCCCGGGGCCTTTGAAGTGGCATATATGCCTTACGATGTAATGGAAAGCCTTTTTAAACAGAAAGGAATGATAAATGACATATCCTTTACATTGGAACCGGGGTACAAGTTTGAAGATGTTGAACAAGCACTGAAGATGGAGCTTAAAAAGTATGGCCTCGAAAGCCTGGTCTCCAGAAAAAACCAGGCCAGCAATGCCATGCTTTCCGAAGAGTTAAAACAGTTAGAAAAAACGTCCCGGAGTGTGCCCATATTGTTCCTGACCATTGCGGCCATTATTTTATACATCATGCTCAAAAGATTGGTGGAATCCCAAAGGATACAAATAGGCATTCTGAGGGCTTTTGGTTACAGACCCGGCGAAATTCTTGCTCATTATCTTTCCTACGGTTTAATGCTGGGTCTGGCGGGAGGCATACTGGGCGGATTATTGGGTACCGCTCTTTCGGTTTCAATGACAGGGTTATATCAAAACTATTACAGTTTGCCTGATCTTACCGGCAGGTTCTCTCCAAGATATTTTTTGTCCGGTATATTATTGTCGGTAGGCTTTAGCTTAATAGCGGCTTATCAGGGAGTAAGGGGGGTACAGAAACTACAGCCTGCAGATGCTATGCACCCCTCGATACCCGTGTTCAAAAAGAAATCCCGGTTAGAACAAATACCGGGATTCTGGGCGGCTTTTACGGTTCAGGGGCGCATGGCCATAAGAAACATGTTGAGAAACAAAGGCCGTAGTTTTTTTACTTTTATAGGAATTGTATTTACCTTCAGTATTATGGCGTCTTTGTTGTCCATGTACAGTCTCATGGATATTATGATCCTGGATCAGTTCACCAAAGTTCAAAAATATGATATAAAAACTACTTTTACGAGGCCTCTGCCTTTAAATGAAGTAATAAGGGAGTTAGAGGGCAAAAAAGGAATTAAACGTATAGAACCTGTAATTGAAGTCCCTGTGACCCTACAAAAACAATACCGCAAAACAGATGTGATAGCCCAGGGGTTGATGAGGTATTCGGAACTTTATACCCCCCTGGATAAACAGGGAAACAGGATACAGATACCTGAAGATGGAATGCTGTTATCGGAACAGGTGGCAGGCAAGCTGAAAGCCGGAGTAGGTGACAGATTGCAGGTGGAAAGTATATGGGCCAGGGAATCGCCTGTCTATGTAAATGTAGCGGGAATCATACCACAGTATCTTGGCTCTAATGTATATATGAGCAATGAAGCACTTTTTGAATTGCTGCATCAAGGTGAAATGGCCACTTCGGCGCTGGTTTCCATAGATAAAGAACAGATACCGGCATTTAAAGAAAGATACAATACATCAAAATATGTAGGCAACCTGGAGGAAAGACAGCAAACCATTGATCTGTATAAAAAACTTATGGGTTCATCCAGGTTTATGATATGGGTCATGGCATTTATGGCAATAATCACTGGTTTTGCCATAGTCTACAATTCCAGCATTATAACACTTTCGGAGAGGAAAAGGGAGCTGGCTTCTCTGCGGGTCCTGGGGATGCGTCCCGGGGAAGTGCTGGAAGTGATCTCGGTGGAACAATGGTGTATTGGAATATTGGGCATGCTGGCCGGCATACCCCTGACCTTTGCCATAAATAAGGGAATATCCGCCAGCATGAGTAGCGACCTTTTTTTTCTTCCTGCGGTGACGGCACCTTCGGCATTGCTCCTGGCTTTGCTGGGGACGATGCTGGCTATTAGCCTTGCCCAGTTATGGGTAGCCCGCAAGGTAGCGGACCTGGACCTCGTGGAAGTATTAAAAGAAAGAGAGTAA
- a CDS encoding MoaD/ThiS family protein, which translates to MKVMFFGYIRDITGAKETSMQGPTNLKQLLHKLCDIYGKNLKSRVFDNDDIGREVIILINGRNAAFTGGAETTLSEDDEISIFPVMAGG; encoded by the coding sequence ATGAAGGTAATGTTTTTCGGTTATATACGGGACATAACAGGAGCAAAAGAAACATCGATGCAGGGTCCCACAAATCTAAAACAACTATTACATAAACTCTGTGATATCTATGGTAAAAACCTTAAAAGTAGAGTCTTTGATAATGACGATATCGGCAGGGAAGTCATAATTTTAATAAATGGCCGAAACGCTGCCTTTACAGGAGGCGCTGAAACCACCCTTTCGGAAGATGACGAGATTTCCATATTTCCCGTTATGGCAGGAGGATAA